A region of Helicoverpa zea isolate HzStark_Cry1AcR chromosome 16, ilHelZeax1.1, whole genome shotgun sequence DNA encodes the following proteins:
- the LOC124637398 gene encoding rho guanine nucleotide exchange factor 10-like protein isoform X2 — protein MQFTLVIVVNKVKLCPVIEEPLKSIDEHRSAGGSWEEPVSAVRNTPLRRSQRLNSTLDSRSSGQLRNTLSRARELCERWRSGGGATPAPPAPPPDDEGGGRLARWFSVRRGSSHQYDMHGHETDKMPKLPELEEDLFSCGGEVRGGRVPPPSLGAPPDSLSPVQLRRRHVVAAIIHSENSYVATLQRLINDYKKPLEESSPAILNASKIQTLFHRLPDILQCHLHFRTALADCARTWDRDEKIGEVFMSAFSKAVVLDVYSDFINNFSVAMELAKMESKRKSALADFFKVKQISAHDRLSFFGLMVKPVQRFPQFIMFLQDLLKHTPPGHSDRVSLQRALTRLEALADALNERKRDAERTQAFRAALRRLTRGGVAGAGGAGGAARFGAARLLASRADKRHLLRQDDLLQLEFNQSGGLTKCKPRRLLLLNDLVVCVSVGAGSDDAERLGLKWAHPVQDVEVLDTGTSPTLSRVLAQGMNRSGSLRSNSSSGMTASTGDSLCSEMSALMHDYEVVSRMADLAASLRMTYPELASDTFRALLQNIQRSIQKKDDEMAWMDSCCLQLTIRGREEPLTFRASEPGARLAWATELRLAQLAQASANSPAWRLPSQLAPAHKMPLFVAATPVYSSRQLTEVRCGCFYTSCGGGRGASLRRARSLLWVSAAGGAHSHVAVLTHRAAKLKTLVTLDLPDTKVTSMEHARGVRQATTLCGDTVWLGTEDKKIIIFSAIEPEKQEKLTEVPTIASVTQIRYHCDAMFVGLSNGRVSVYRRNHDDSWALQEPLAIELGDRPVHCVLPVDGIIYATCARRVFAINALTAEIMRILELKGDGDRSVKYLAHSGVGLWTAFSDSTYVSLYHAETFEHLQNIDIAADVAKTIGAREGSKPAYVSALLACQGLLWVGTTAGISVTVPLPKLEGLPLIGGHIAASYHAHAGPVSFLLSLMPETRDVDVNTVRRNLSNARALAETVNTLHEFKEEDGKEDNDKPKLERRISEEASPYRPQRVQSAVVRRKKPGDVRLSKTLPKCANLNACDVYGLYGDLMFVKDCVGEADVGGSGGEALRRSDPELAAIPFRVSTLDRRLRMRAGRPRSLDLSSWSVDSRASSLCTSSGSEESMALRGVSRTSSGASGAAALAPVAASTPDSASGKSSASERSRDAAETRAEARETRGAARSLRGADYVVGESAARRSVLTVVGGRGYVDWRQTADAAERPQPAAEPNPKDAHLILWEMRL, from the exons ATGCAGTTTACGTTGGTAATCGTCGTAAACAAAGTGAAGCTATGTCCGGTGATAGAAGAGCCGCTGAAATCGATTG ATGAGCATCGGTCAGCTGGCGGCAGTTGGGAGGAGCCAGTGAGCGCCGTGCGGAATACACCGCTCCGGCGCTCACAGCGGCTCAACTCGACCCTGGACTCCAG GAGCAGTGGCCAGTTACGCAACACGCTGAGCCGGGCTCGCGAACTGTGCGAGCGATGGCGAAGCGGCGGTGGAGCGACTCCTGCGCCGCCGGCACCCCCTCCCGACGACGAGGGAGGGGGACGGCTGGCCCGCTGGTTCAGCGTGAGACGGGGATCCTCGCACCAGTACGACATGCATGGACACGAGACCGACAAGATGCCCAAATTACCCGAG TTGGAGGAGGACTTGTTCTCATGCGGCGGCGAGGTGCGAGGCGGGCGCGTGCCGCCGCCGTCGCTGGGCGCGCCACCGGACTCGCTGTCGCCGGTGCAGCTGCGGCGCCGGCATGTGGTGGCTGCCATCATACACAGCGAGAACTCCTACGTAGCCACGCTTCAGAGGCTCATcaat GACTACAAGAAACCCCTCGAGGAGAGTAGCCCAGCAATCCTGAACGCAAGCAAAATCCAGACACTATTCCATCGGCTTCCAGACATCTTGCAGTGTCACCTACACTTCCGCACAGCGCTGGCTGATTGCGCGCGAACGTGGGACCGCGATGAAAAAATTG gCGAGGTCTTCATGAGCGCGTTCTCGAAAGCCGTTGTGCTGGACGTGTACTCTGATTTCATCAACAACTTCTCGGTTGCCATGGAACTGGCCAAAATGGAGTCCAAGAGGAAATCGGCGCTAGCTGACTTCTTCAAAGTGAAGCAAATCAGTGCTCACGACCGACTGTCCTTCTTCGGGCTGATGGTGAAACCTGTGCAGCGGTTTCCGcagtttattatgtttttacaa GACTTACTAAAACACACACCCCCGGGCCATTCGGACCGGGTCTCCCTACAACGTGCCTTGACGAGGCTAGAAGCTCTAGCCGATGCCTTGAACGAGAGGAAAAGGGACGCTGAAAGGACACag GCTTTCCGCGCGGCACTACGTCGTCTGACACGCGGCGGcgtggcgggcgcgggcggggcgggcggcgcggcgcggttcGGTGCCGCACGACTGCTCGCCTCTAGAGCTGATAAACGACATCTGTTACGGCAAGACGACTTGCTGCAATTG GAATTCAACCAATCGGGCGGCTTAACAAAATGCAAGCCGCGTCGTCTGCTACTACTGAACGACTTGGTAGTGTGTGTGTCTGTGGGCGCCGGCAGCGACGACGCCGAGCGGCTCGGCCTCAAGTGGGCACATCCCGTGCAGGACGTCGAGGTGCTGGATACCGGCACCTCGCCTACACTCAGCAGGGTTTTGGCTCAAG GCATGAACCGCAGTGGCAGTCTCCGCTCAAACAGCAGCAGTGGCATGACGGCATCGACAGGCGACTCTCTCTGCAGCGAGATGTCTGCGCTCATGCACGACTACGAGGTGGTGTCCCGCATGGCAGACCTGGCCGCGTCTCTGCGCATGACCTACCCGGAGCTCGCGTCCGACACCTTCCGAGCTCTGCTGCAGAACATACAGCGGAGTATACAG AAAAAAGACGACGAGATGGCGTGGATGGACTCATGCTGCTTACAACTGACTATCCGTGGTCGTGAGGAGCCGCTAACATTCCGGGCCAGTGAGCCCGGGGCCCGGCTGGCCTGGGCCACGGAGCTGCGCTTGGCCCAGCTAGCCCAGGCCTCGGCTAACTCACCCGCATGGCGCCTGCCCTCGCAGCTTGCGCCCGCGCATAAGATGCCGCTCTTCGTTGCTGCTACGCCCGTGTATTCGTCGAGGCAGCTAACTGAG GTCCGTTGCGGTTGCTTCTACACGTCGTGCGGCGGCGGTCGCGGCGCGTCGCTGCGGCGGGCGCGCTCGCTGCTGTGGGTgagcgcggcgggcggcgcccACAGCCACGTGGCCGTGCTCACGCACCGCGCCGCCAAGCTCAAGACGCTCGTCACGCTCGACCTGCCCGACACCAAG GTTACCTCAATGGAACATGCCCGCGGAGTACGACAAGCGACGACACTCTGCGGTGACACCGTGTGGCTCGGTACAGAAGATAAGAAAATTATCATATTTTCTGCAATCGAACCCGAAAAACAGGAAAAGTTGACTGAAGTCCCCACAATCGCGTCGGTGACGCAGATTCGTTACCACTGCGACGCGATGTTCGTAGGACTGTCCAACGGGCGCGTGTCGGTGTACCGGCGGAACCACGACGACTCGTGGGCGCTGCAGGAGCCGCTCGCCATCGAGCTCGGCGACCGCCCCGTGCACTGCGTGCTGCCCGTCGATGGCATCATATACGCCACCTGCGCCAGGCGGGTCTTCGCCATCAACGCGCTCACTGCGGAGATCATGAGGATACTTGAACTGAAAGGCGACGGCGACCGATCCGTCAAATACCTCGCGCACTCAGGAGTTGGCCTCTGGACAGCCTTCTCGGATTCGACGTACGTGAGTTTGTATCACGCTGAAACTTTTGAACACCTTCAAAATATTGACATCGCAGCCGATGTTGCGAAAACTATAGGGGCACGAGAAGGAAGCAAACCCGCGTATGTGTCGGCTTTGCTCGCGTGCCAGGGACTGCTGTGGGTGGGTACCACTGCCGGCATCAGCGTCACAGTGCCGTTACCAAAGCTCGAGGGTCTGCCGCTCATCGGCGGACACATCGCCGCGTCGTACCACGCGCACGCGGGACCCGTGTCCTTCCTGCTGTCGCTCATGCCCGAGACCAGGGACGTGGACGTCAACACGGTGCGGCGGAACTTGTCCAACGCCCGCGCCCTCGCCGAGACCGTCAACACTTTGCATGAATTCAAAGAAGAAGACGGCAAGGAAGACAACGACAAACCCAAATTGGAGAGGCGGATCTCAGAAGAAGCGAGCCCGTACCGACCGCAGCGCGTGCAATCCGCCGTCGTGCGACGGAAGAAGCCCGGCGACGTGCGCCTCAGCAAGACTCTACCCAAGTGCGCCAACTTGAACGCCTGCGACGTTTACGGCCTTTACGGAGACCTCATGTTTGTGAAGGATTGCGTGGGCGAGGCGGACGTGGGAGGGTCGGGAGGCGAGGCCCTGCGGCGGAGCGACCCCGAGCTGGCCGCCATCCCCTTCCGCGTGAGCACGCTGGACCGGCGCCTGCGCATGCGCGCCGGGCGGCCGCGGAGCCTGGACCTGTCGAGCTGGTCGGTGGACTCGCGCGCGTCCAGCCTGTGCACGTCGTCGGGCAGCGAGGAGTCGATGGCGCTGCGCGGCGTGTCGCGCACCAGCTCGGGCGCGTCGGGCGCGGCGGCGCTGGCGCCCGTGGCCGCGTCCACGCCCGACTCGGCGTCCGGCAAGTCCAGCGCGTCGGAGCGGTCGCGCGACGCGGCGGAGACGCGCGCGGAGGCGCGGGAgacgcgcggcgcggcgcggagCCTGCGCGGCGCGGACTACGTGGTGGGcgagagcgcggcgcggcgctcgGTGCTGACGGTGGTGGGCGGGCGCGGCTACGTGGACTGGCGCCAGACggcggacgcggcggagcggccgCAGCCCGCCGCCGAGCCCAACCCGAAGGACGCGCACCTCATCCTGTGGGAGATGCGCTTGTGA
- the LOC124637398 gene encoding rho guanine nucleotide exchange factor 10-like protein isoform X1, giving the protein MDMYRYGDSKNARKCDKITKIKHKLIKKHRLNEHRSAGGSWEEPVSAVRNTPLRRSQRLNSTLDSRSSGQLRNTLSRARELCERWRSGGGATPAPPAPPPDDEGGGRLARWFSVRRGSSHQYDMHGHETDKMPKLPELEEDLFSCGGEVRGGRVPPPSLGAPPDSLSPVQLRRRHVVAAIIHSENSYVATLQRLINDYKKPLEESSPAILNASKIQTLFHRLPDILQCHLHFRTALADCARTWDRDEKIGEVFMSAFSKAVVLDVYSDFINNFSVAMELAKMESKRKSALADFFKVKQISAHDRLSFFGLMVKPVQRFPQFIMFLQDLLKHTPPGHSDRVSLQRALTRLEALADALNERKRDAERTQAFRAALRRLTRGGVAGAGGAGGAARFGAARLLASRADKRHLLRQDDLLQLEFNQSGGLTKCKPRRLLLLNDLVVCVSVGAGSDDAERLGLKWAHPVQDVEVLDTGTSPTLSRVLAQGMNRSGSLRSNSSSGMTASTGDSLCSEMSALMHDYEVVSRMADLAASLRMTYPELASDTFRALLQNIQRSIQKKDDEMAWMDSCCLQLTIRGREEPLTFRASEPGARLAWATELRLAQLAQASANSPAWRLPSQLAPAHKMPLFVAATPVYSSRQLTEVRCGCFYTSCGGGRGASLRRARSLLWVSAAGGAHSHVAVLTHRAAKLKTLVTLDLPDTKVTSMEHARGVRQATTLCGDTVWLGTEDKKIIIFSAIEPEKQEKLTEVPTIASVTQIRYHCDAMFVGLSNGRVSVYRRNHDDSWALQEPLAIELGDRPVHCVLPVDGIIYATCARRVFAINALTAEIMRILELKGDGDRSVKYLAHSGVGLWTAFSDSTYVSLYHAETFEHLQNIDIAADVAKTIGAREGSKPAYVSALLACQGLLWVGTTAGISVTVPLPKLEGLPLIGGHIAASYHAHAGPVSFLLSLMPETRDVDVNTVRRNLSNARALAETVNTLHEFKEEDGKEDNDKPKLERRISEEASPYRPQRVQSAVVRRKKPGDVRLSKTLPKCANLNACDVYGLYGDLMFVKDCVGEADVGGSGGEALRRSDPELAAIPFRVSTLDRRLRMRAGRPRSLDLSSWSVDSRASSLCTSSGSEESMALRGVSRTSSGASGAAALAPVAASTPDSASGKSSASERSRDAAETRAEARETRGAARSLRGADYVVGESAARRSVLTVVGGRGYVDWRQTADAAERPQPAAEPNPKDAHLILWEMRL; this is encoded by the exons ATGGATATGTACCGGTATGGTGACTCGAAGAATGCAAGAAAGTGtgataaaataactaaaattaaacACAAGTTGATAAAGAAGCACAGGCTAA ATGAGCATCGGTCAGCTGGCGGCAGTTGGGAGGAGCCAGTGAGCGCCGTGCGGAATACACCGCTCCGGCGCTCACAGCGGCTCAACTCGACCCTGGACTCCAG GAGCAGTGGCCAGTTACGCAACACGCTGAGCCGGGCTCGCGAACTGTGCGAGCGATGGCGAAGCGGCGGTGGAGCGACTCCTGCGCCGCCGGCACCCCCTCCCGACGACGAGGGAGGGGGACGGCTGGCCCGCTGGTTCAGCGTGAGACGGGGATCCTCGCACCAGTACGACATGCATGGACACGAGACCGACAAGATGCCCAAATTACCCGAG TTGGAGGAGGACTTGTTCTCATGCGGCGGCGAGGTGCGAGGCGGGCGCGTGCCGCCGCCGTCGCTGGGCGCGCCACCGGACTCGCTGTCGCCGGTGCAGCTGCGGCGCCGGCATGTGGTGGCTGCCATCATACACAGCGAGAACTCCTACGTAGCCACGCTTCAGAGGCTCATcaat GACTACAAGAAACCCCTCGAGGAGAGTAGCCCAGCAATCCTGAACGCAAGCAAAATCCAGACACTATTCCATCGGCTTCCAGACATCTTGCAGTGTCACCTACACTTCCGCACAGCGCTGGCTGATTGCGCGCGAACGTGGGACCGCGATGAAAAAATTG gCGAGGTCTTCATGAGCGCGTTCTCGAAAGCCGTTGTGCTGGACGTGTACTCTGATTTCATCAACAACTTCTCGGTTGCCATGGAACTGGCCAAAATGGAGTCCAAGAGGAAATCGGCGCTAGCTGACTTCTTCAAAGTGAAGCAAATCAGTGCTCACGACCGACTGTCCTTCTTCGGGCTGATGGTGAAACCTGTGCAGCGGTTTCCGcagtttattatgtttttacaa GACTTACTAAAACACACACCCCCGGGCCATTCGGACCGGGTCTCCCTACAACGTGCCTTGACGAGGCTAGAAGCTCTAGCCGATGCCTTGAACGAGAGGAAAAGGGACGCTGAAAGGACACag GCTTTCCGCGCGGCACTACGTCGTCTGACACGCGGCGGcgtggcgggcgcgggcggggcgggcggcgcggcgcggttcGGTGCCGCACGACTGCTCGCCTCTAGAGCTGATAAACGACATCTGTTACGGCAAGACGACTTGCTGCAATTG GAATTCAACCAATCGGGCGGCTTAACAAAATGCAAGCCGCGTCGTCTGCTACTACTGAACGACTTGGTAGTGTGTGTGTCTGTGGGCGCCGGCAGCGACGACGCCGAGCGGCTCGGCCTCAAGTGGGCACATCCCGTGCAGGACGTCGAGGTGCTGGATACCGGCACCTCGCCTACACTCAGCAGGGTTTTGGCTCAAG GCATGAACCGCAGTGGCAGTCTCCGCTCAAACAGCAGCAGTGGCATGACGGCATCGACAGGCGACTCTCTCTGCAGCGAGATGTCTGCGCTCATGCACGACTACGAGGTGGTGTCCCGCATGGCAGACCTGGCCGCGTCTCTGCGCATGACCTACCCGGAGCTCGCGTCCGACACCTTCCGAGCTCTGCTGCAGAACATACAGCGGAGTATACAG AAAAAAGACGACGAGATGGCGTGGATGGACTCATGCTGCTTACAACTGACTATCCGTGGTCGTGAGGAGCCGCTAACATTCCGGGCCAGTGAGCCCGGGGCCCGGCTGGCCTGGGCCACGGAGCTGCGCTTGGCCCAGCTAGCCCAGGCCTCGGCTAACTCACCCGCATGGCGCCTGCCCTCGCAGCTTGCGCCCGCGCATAAGATGCCGCTCTTCGTTGCTGCTACGCCCGTGTATTCGTCGAGGCAGCTAACTGAG GTCCGTTGCGGTTGCTTCTACACGTCGTGCGGCGGCGGTCGCGGCGCGTCGCTGCGGCGGGCGCGCTCGCTGCTGTGGGTgagcgcggcgggcggcgcccACAGCCACGTGGCCGTGCTCACGCACCGCGCCGCCAAGCTCAAGACGCTCGTCACGCTCGACCTGCCCGACACCAAG GTTACCTCAATGGAACATGCCCGCGGAGTACGACAAGCGACGACACTCTGCGGTGACACCGTGTGGCTCGGTACAGAAGATAAGAAAATTATCATATTTTCTGCAATCGAACCCGAAAAACAGGAAAAGTTGACTGAAGTCCCCACAATCGCGTCGGTGACGCAGATTCGTTACCACTGCGACGCGATGTTCGTAGGACTGTCCAACGGGCGCGTGTCGGTGTACCGGCGGAACCACGACGACTCGTGGGCGCTGCAGGAGCCGCTCGCCATCGAGCTCGGCGACCGCCCCGTGCACTGCGTGCTGCCCGTCGATGGCATCATATACGCCACCTGCGCCAGGCGGGTCTTCGCCATCAACGCGCTCACTGCGGAGATCATGAGGATACTTGAACTGAAAGGCGACGGCGACCGATCCGTCAAATACCTCGCGCACTCAGGAGTTGGCCTCTGGACAGCCTTCTCGGATTCGACGTACGTGAGTTTGTATCACGCTGAAACTTTTGAACACCTTCAAAATATTGACATCGCAGCCGATGTTGCGAAAACTATAGGGGCACGAGAAGGAAGCAAACCCGCGTATGTGTCGGCTTTGCTCGCGTGCCAGGGACTGCTGTGGGTGGGTACCACTGCCGGCATCAGCGTCACAGTGCCGTTACCAAAGCTCGAGGGTCTGCCGCTCATCGGCGGACACATCGCCGCGTCGTACCACGCGCACGCGGGACCCGTGTCCTTCCTGCTGTCGCTCATGCCCGAGACCAGGGACGTGGACGTCAACACGGTGCGGCGGAACTTGTCCAACGCCCGCGCCCTCGCCGAGACCGTCAACACTTTGCATGAATTCAAAGAAGAAGACGGCAAGGAAGACAACGACAAACCCAAATTGGAGAGGCGGATCTCAGAAGAAGCGAGCCCGTACCGACCGCAGCGCGTGCAATCCGCCGTCGTGCGACGGAAGAAGCCCGGCGACGTGCGCCTCAGCAAGACTCTACCCAAGTGCGCCAACTTGAACGCCTGCGACGTTTACGGCCTTTACGGAGACCTCATGTTTGTGAAGGATTGCGTGGGCGAGGCGGACGTGGGAGGGTCGGGAGGCGAGGCCCTGCGGCGGAGCGACCCCGAGCTGGCCGCCATCCCCTTCCGCGTGAGCACGCTGGACCGGCGCCTGCGCATGCGCGCCGGGCGGCCGCGGAGCCTGGACCTGTCGAGCTGGTCGGTGGACTCGCGCGCGTCCAGCCTGTGCACGTCGTCGGGCAGCGAGGAGTCGATGGCGCTGCGCGGCGTGTCGCGCACCAGCTCGGGCGCGTCGGGCGCGGCGGCGCTGGCGCCCGTGGCCGCGTCCACGCCCGACTCGGCGTCCGGCAAGTCCAGCGCGTCGGAGCGGTCGCGCGACGCGGCGGAGACGCGCGCGGAGGCGCGGGAgacgcgcggcgcggcgcggagCCTGCGCGGCGCGGACTACGTGGTGGGcgagagcgcggcgcggcgctcgGTGCTGACGGTGGTGGGCGGGCGCGGCTACGTGGACTGGCGCCAGACggcggacgcggcggagcggccgCAGCCCGCCGCCGAGCCCAACCCGAAGGACGCGCACCTCATCCTGTGGGAGATGCGCTTGTGA
- the LOC124637398 gene encoding rho guanine nucleotide exchange factor 10-like protein isoform X3 produces MNATQVQCEPHDSVVLIKYEHRSAGGSWEEPVSAVRNTPLRRSQRLNSTLDSRSSGQLRNTLSRARELCERWRSGGGATPAPPAPPPDDEGGGRLARWFSVRRGSSHQYDMHGHETDKMPKLPELEEDLFSCGGEVRGGRVPPPSLGAPPDSLSPVQLRRRHVVAAIIHSENSYVATLQRLINDYKKPLEESSPAILNASKIQTLFHRLPDILQCHLHFRTALADCARTWDRDEKIGEVFMSAFSKAVVLDVYSDFINNFSVAMELAKMESKRKSALADFFKVKQISAHDRLSFFGLMVKPVQRFPQFIMFLQDLLKHTPPGHSDRVSLQRALTRLEALADALNERKRDAERTQAFRAALRRLTRGGVAGAGGAGGAARFGAARLLASRADKRHLLRQDDLLQLEFNQSGGLTKCKPRRLLLLNDLVVCVSVGAGSDDAERLGLKWAHPVQDVEVLDTGTSPTLSRVLAQGMNRSGSLRSNSSSGMTASTGDSLCSEMSALMHDYEVVSRMADLAASLRMTYPELASDTFRALLQNIQRSIQKKDDEMAWMDSCCLQLTIRGREEPLTFRASEPGARLAWATELRLAQLAQASANSPAWRLPSQLAPAHKMPLFVAATPVYSSRQLTEVRCGCFYTSCGGGRGASLRRARSLLWVSAAGGAHSHVAVLTHRAAKLKTLVTLDLPDTKVTSMEHARGVRQATTLCGDTVWLGTEDKKIIIFSAIEPEKQEKLTEVPTIASVTQIRYHCDAMFVGLSNGRVSVYRRNHDDSWALQEPLAIELGDRPVHCVLPVDGIIYATCARRVFAINALTAEIMRILELKGDGDRSVKYLAHSGVGLWTAFSDSTYVSLYHAETFEHLQNIDIAADVAKTIGAREGSKPAYVSALLACQGLLWVGTTAGISVTVPLPKLEGLPLIGGHIAASYHAHAGPVSFLLSLMPETRDVDVNTVRRNLSNARALAETVNTLHEFKEEDGKEDNDKPKLERRISEEASPYRPQRVQSAVVRRKKPGDVRLSKTLPKCANLNACDVYGLYGDLMFVKDCVGEADVGGSGGEALRRSDPELAAIPFRVSTLDRRLRMRAGRPRSLDLSSWSVDSRASSLCTSSGSEESMALRGVSRTSSGASGAAALAPVAASTPDSASGKSSASERSRDAAETRAEARETRGAARSLRGADYVVGESAARRSVLTVVGGRGYVDWRQTADAAERPQPAAEPNPKDAHLILWEMRL; encoded by the exons ATGAGCATCGGTCAGCTGGCGGCAGTTGGGAGGAGCCAGTGAGCGCCGTGCGGAATACACCGCTCCGGCGCTCACAGCGGCTCAACTCGACCCTGGACTCCAG GAGCAGTGGCCAGTTACGCAACACGCTGAGCCGGGCTCGCGAACTGTGCGAGCGATGGCGAAGCGGCGGTGGAGCGACTCCTGCGCCGCCGGCACCCCCTCCCGACGACGAGGGAGGGGGACGGCTGGCCCGCTGGTTCAGCGTGAGACGGGGATCCTCGCACCAGTACGACATGCATGGACACGAGACCGACAAGATGCCCAAATTACCCGAG TTGGAGGAGGACTTGTTCTCATGCGGCGGCGAGGTGCGAGGCGGGCGCGTGCCGCCGCCGTCGCTGGGCGCGCCACCGGACTCGCTGTCGCCGGTGCAGCTGCGGCGCCGGCATGTGGTGGCTGCCATCATACACAGCGAGAACTCCTACGTAGCCACGCTTCAGAGGCTCATcaat GACTACAAGAAACCCCTCGAGGAGAGTAGCCCAGCAATCCTGAACGCAAGCAAAATCCAGACACTATTCCATCGGCTTCCAGACATCTTGCAGTGTCACCTACACTTCCGCACAGCGCTGGCTGATTGCGCGCGAACGTGGGACCGCGATGAAAAAATTG gCGAGGTCTTCATGAGCGCGTTCTCGAAAGCCGTTGTGCTGGACGTGTACTCTGATTTCATCAACAACTTCTCGGTTGCCATGGAACTGGCCAAAATGGAGTCCAAGAGGAAATCGGCGCTAGCTGACTTCTTCAAAGTGAAGCAAATCAGTGCTCACGACCGACTGTCCTTCTTCGGGCTGATGGTGAAACCTGTGCAGCGGTTTCCGcagtttattatgtttttacaa GACTTACTAAAACACACACCCCCGGGCCATTCGGACCGGGTCTCCCTACAACGTGCCTTGACGAGGCTAGAAGCTCTAGCCGATGCCTTGAACGAGAGGAAAAGGGACGCTGAAAGGACACag GCTTTCCGCGCGGCACTACGTCGTCTGACACGCGGCGGcgtggcgggcgcgggcggggcgggcggcgcggcgcggttcGGTGCCGCACGACTGCTCGCCTCTAGAGCTGATAAACGACATCTGTTACGGCAAGACGACTTGCTGCAATTG GAATTCAACCAATCGGGCGGCTTAACAAAATGCAAGCCGCGTCGTCTGCTACTACTGAACGACTTGGTAGTGTGTGTGTCTGTGGGCGCCGGCAGCGACGACGCCGAGCGGCTCGGCCTCAAGTGGGCACATCCCGTGCAGGACGTCGAGGTGCTGGATACCGGCACCTCGCCTACACTCAGCAGGGTTTTGGCTCAAG GCATGAACCGCAGTGGCAGTCTCCGCTCAAACAGCAGCAGTGGCATGACGGCATCGACAGGCGACTCTCTCTGCAGCGAGATGTCTGCGCTCATGCACGACTACGAGGTGGTGTCCCGCATGGCAGACCTGGCCGCGTCTCTGCGCATGACCTACCCGGAGCTCGCGTCCGACACCTTCCGAGCTCTGCTGCAGAACATACAGCGGAGTATACAG AAAAAAGACGACGAGATGGCGTGGATGGACTCATGCTGCTTACAACTGACTATCCGTGGTCGTGAGGAGCCGCTAACATTCCGGGCCAGTGAGCCCGGGGCCCGGCTGGCCTGGGCCACGGAGCTGCGCTTGGCCCAGCTAGCCCAGGCCTCGGCTAACTCACCCGCATGGCGCCTGCCCTCGCAGCTTGCGCCCGCGCATAAGATGCCGCTCTTCGTTGCTGCTACGCCCGTGTATTCGTCGAGGCAGCTAACTGAG GTCCGTTGCGGTTGCTTCTACACGTCGTGCGGCGGCGGTCGCGGCGCGTCGCTGCGGCGGGCGCGCTCGCTGCTGTGGGTgagcgcggcgggcggcgcccACAGCCACGTGGCCGTGCTCACGCACCGCGCCGCCAAGCTCAAGACGCTCGTCACGCTCGACCTGCCCGACACCAAG GTTACCTCAATGGAACATGCCCGCGGAGTACGACAAGCGACGACACTCTGCGGTGACACCGTGTGGCTCGGTACAGAAGATAAGAAAATTATCATATTTTCTGCAATCGAACCCGAAAAACAGGAAAAGTTGACTGAAGTCCCCACAATCGCGTCGGTGACGCAGATTCGTTACCACTGCGACGCGATGTTCGTAGGACTGTCCAACGGGCGCGTGTCGGTGTACCGGCGGAACCACGACGACTCGTGGGCGCTGCAGGAGCCGCTCGCCATCGAGCTCGGCGACCGCCCCGTGCACTGCGTGCTGCCCGTCGATGGCATCATATACGCCACCTGCGCCAGGCGGGTCTTCGCCATCAACGCGCTCACTGCGGAGATCATGAGGATACTTGAACTGAAAGGCGACGGCGACCGATCCGTCAAATACCTCGCGCACTCAGGAGTTGGCCTCTGGACAGCCTTCTCGGATTCGACGTACGTGAGTTTGTATCACGCTGAAACTTTTGAACACCTTCAAAATATTGACATCGCAGCCGATGTTGCGAAAACTATAGGGGCACGAGAAGGAAGCAAACCCGCGTATGTGTCGGCTTTGCTCGCGTGCCAGGGACTGCTGTGGGTGGGTACCACTGCCGGCATCAGCGTCACAGTGCCGTTACCAAAGCTCGAGGGTCTGCCGCTCATCGGCGGACACATCGCCGCGTCGTACCACGCGCACGCGGGACCCGTGTCCTTCCTGCTGTCGCTCATGCCCGAGACCAGGGACGTGGACGTCAACACGGTGCGGCGGAACTTGTCCAACGCCCGCGCCCTCGCCGAGACCGTCAACACTTTGCATGAATTCAAAGAAGAAGACGGCAAGGAAGACAACGACAAACCCAAATTGGAGAGGCGGATCTCAGAAGAAGCGAGCCCGTACCGACCGCAGCGCGTGCAATCCGCCGTCGTGCGACGGAAGAAGCCCGGCGACGTGCGCCTCAGCAAGACTCTACCCAAGTGCGCCAACTTGAACGCCTGCGACGTTTACGGCCTTTACGGAGACCTCATGTTTGTGAAGGATTGCGTGGGCGAGGCGGACGTGGGAGGGTCGGGAGGCGAGGCCCTGCGGCGGAGCGACCCCGAGCTGGCCGCCATCCCCTTCCGCGTGAGCACGCTGGACCGGCGCCTGCGCATGCGCGCCGGGCGGCCGCGGAGCCTGGACCTGTCGAGCTGGTCGGTGGACTCGCGCGCGTCCAGCCTGTGCACGTCGTCGGGCAGCGAGGAGTCGATGGCGCTGCGCGGCGTGTCGCGCACCAGCTCGGGCGCGTCGGGCGCGGCGGCGCTGGCGCCCGTGGCCGCGTCCACGCCCGACTCGGCGTCCGGCAAGTCCAGCGCGTCGGAGCGGTCGCGCGACGCGGCGGAGACGCGCGCGGAGGCGCGGGAgacgcgcggcgcggcgcggagCCTGCGCGGCGCGGACTACGTGGTGGGcgagagcgcggcgcggcgctcgGTGCTGACGGTGGTGGGCGGGCGCGGCTACGTGGACTGGCGCCAGACggcggacgcggcggagcggccgCAGCCCGCCGCCGAGCCCAACCCGAAGGACGCGCACCTCATCCTGTGGGAGATGCGCTTGTGA